A window of the Yersinia rochesterensis genome harbors these coding sequences:
- the truC gene encoding tRNA pseudouridine(65) synthase TruC yields the protein MLEILYQDEHIVAVNKPAGWLVHRSWLDSNETVFVMQTVRDQIGQHVYTVHRLDRPTSGVLLMALSSDVARALSLQFEQHQIQKTYHAVVRGYVLEDGTIDYEMTEELDKIADKFARPDKAPQPSVTHYHALAQVEVPIAIGRYDTARSLMELKPETGRKHQLRRHMAHIRHPIIGDSTHGDLRQNRGIAEHFDCSRLMLHASHLHLNHPVTGEPLNLTARWDDSWQQLMSHFGWRGITPHLERVEFPATAGQDSA from the coding sequence ATGTTGGAAATACTTTATCAAGATGAACATATAGTTGCGGTCAATAAACCGGCTGGCTGGCTTGTCCACCGCAGTTGGTTGGATAGCAACGAAACTGTATTTGTAATGCAAACAGTACGCGACCAGATTGGCCAGCATGTTTATACCGTCCATCGACTGGATCGCCCGACATCAGGTGTGTTGCTGATGGCGCTGTCCAGTGATGTGGCCCGTGCCCTTTCATTACAATTTGAGCAGCATCAAATTCAGAAAACATATCATGCGGTTGTACGTGGATATGTACTGGAAGATGGCACGATTGATTACGAGATGACCGAAGAGTTAGACAAAATTGCGGATAAATTTGCCCGGCCAGATAAAGCCCCGCAGCCTTCGGTTACCCATTATCACGCACTGGCTCAAGTGGAAGTTCCCATTGCCATTGGGCGCTATGACACTGCGCGCAGTTTAATGGAATTAAAGCCAGAAACAGGGCGTAAACACCAGCTACGGCGGCATATGGCGCACATTCGCCACCCTATCATCGGTGACAGCACCCATGGCGATTTACGCCAAAATCGTGGAATTGCTGAGCATTTTGATTGTTCACGGCTCATGCTTCATGCCAGCCATTTGCATCTGAATCACCCTGTCACCGGAGAGCCACTCAATTTGACCGCGCGTTGGGATGATTCCTGGCAACAGCTGATGTCACATTTTGGCTGGCGGGGTATTACCCCTCATCTTGAAAGGGTTGAGTTTCCAGCAACTGCAGGTCAGGATAGTGCGTAA
- the queF gene encoding NADPH-dependent 7-cyano-7-deazaguanine reductase QueF (Catalyzes the NADPH-dependent reduction of 7-cyano-7-deazaguanine (preQ0) to 7-aminomethyl-7-deazaguanine (preQ1) in queuosine biosynthesis), translating to MSSYQDHEALAELTLGKPTAYRDHYDVTLLQAVPRSMNREPLGLYPDNLPFHGADIWTLYELSWLNSKGLPQVAVGEISLNADSVNLIESKSFKLYLNSFNQTTFTDWENVRTTLQQDLSACAQGDVNVRLYRLDEITHQPIANFTGECLDEQDIRIDSYEFSADYLQGAAGKNHVEENLVSHLLKSNCLITHQPDWGSVQISYSGPQINREALLRYLVSFRHHNEFHEQCVERIFNDIMHFCQPETLSVYARYTRRGGLDINPWRSNTDFVPSTGRLARQ from the coding sequence ATGTCTTCATATCAAGACCACGAAGCTCTGGCGGAACTGACGTTAGGCAAACCTACTGCATATCGCGACCACTATGACGTAACCTTATTGCAGGCCGTACCACGCAGTATGAACCGCGAACCCCTCGGTTTATATCCTGATAATCTGCCCTTTCATGGCGCGGATATCTGGACATTGTATGAGCTGTCGTGGCTAAACAGTAAGGGCTTACCACAAGTTGCTGTGGGTGAAATTAGCCTAAATGCTGATAGCGTTAATCTCATTGAATCAAAGAGTTTCAAACTTTATCTCAACAGTTTTAACCAAACCACGTTTACTGACTGGGAAAATGTACGAACAACTTTGCAACAGGATTTATCCGCCTGTGCTCAAGGAGATGTGAATGTCAGGCTATACCGGCTAGATGAAATAACACATCAACCGATTGCCAATTTCACGGGGGAATGTCTGGACGAGCAAGATATTCGCATTGATAGCTATGAGTTCAGTGCCGATTATCTGCAAGGTGCGGCGGGTAAAAACCACGTGGAAGAAAACCTGGTCAGCCACTTGCTTAAGTCCAACTGCTTGATAACCCACCAACCAGATTGGGGTTCAGTCCAAATCAGCTACAGCGGCCCACAGATTAACCGGGAAGCCCTACTGCGCTATCTGGTCTCTTTCCGCCATCATAATGAGTTTCACGAACAGTGCGTCGAGCGTATTTTCAATGACATTATGCATTTCTGTCAGCCAGAAACATTATCAGTTTATGCGCGCTATACCCGTCGCGGCGGGCTGGATATTAATCCCTGGCGTTCCAATACTGATTTTGTGCCATCAACTGGCCGCCTGGCACGGCAATAA
- a CDS encoding DUF423 domain-containing protein, with amino-acid sequence MNGRLMLIFAALSGFFYVAFGAFGAHVLSASLGANEMAWIHTGLEYQGFHTLAILALAVAMQRQISIWFYWSGALLALGTLLFSGSLYCLALSHLKLWVYITPVGGVCFLAGWILMLIGALRLRKRAERHE; translated from the coding sequence ATGAATGGTCGTTTAATGCTGATATTTGCCGCTCTGAGCGGTTTTTTCTATGTTGCTTTCGGTGCCTTTGGGGCTCATGTATTGAGTGCCTCTTTGGGGGCGAATGAAATGGCTTGGATTCATACCGGGCTGGAGTATCAGGGGTTCCATACATTGGCTATCCTGGCACTCGCGGTTGCAATGCAACGGCAGATTAGTATTTGGTTTTACTGGAGTGGAGCCTTGTTAGCGCTCGGAACGCTACTCTTTAGTGGCAGTTTATACTGCCTGGCTCTATCACACCTGAAACTGTGGGTATATATCACGCCAGTGGGCGGAGTATGTTTTCTGGCGGGATGGATTTTGATGTTGATTGGCGCGCTGCGTCTAAGAAAAAGGGCAGAACGCCATGAATAA
- a CDS encoding DUF3461 family protein, whose amino-acid sequence MYDNLKSLGITQPEDVDRYSLRQEANNDILKIYFRKDKGEFFAKSVKFKYPRQRKTVVADNAGHGYKEINEINPNLRYVIDELDQLCKRDQVEVDLKRKILDDLRHLESVVTNKIAEIEADLEKLTNGR is encoded by the coding sequence ATGTATGACAATCTGAAAAGCTTAGGAATCACACAACCAGAAGATGTCGATCGCTATAGCCTGCGTCAGGAGGCCAATAACGACATTCTGAAAATTTACTTCCGCAAAGATAAAGGTGAATTTTTTGCTAAGAGTGTGAAGTTCAAATACCCACGCCAGCGCAAAACTGTGGTTGCTGATAATGCTGGTCATGGCTATAAAGAAATCAATGAAATCAACCCAAATCTACGCTATGTCATTGATGAGCTTGATCAACTGTGCAAGCGCGATCAAGTTGAAGTTGATTTGAAACGTAAAATTCTAGATGACTTGCGTCATTTAGAGAGTGTAGTGACCAATAAGATTGCTGAAATTGAAGCTGACCTGGAAAAACTGACCAACGGCCGCTAA
- the xni gene encoding flap endonuclease Xni, whose amino-acid sequence MQIHLLIVDALNLIRRIHAVQGSPCVNACQHALQQLISHSQPTHAVAVFDEDDRSDSWRHQLLPDYKAGRSPMPDNLQQEMPLIREAFHSLGVDCWSSPGNEADDLAATLATKIGGAGHQVTIVSTDKGYCQLLAPNVQIRDYFQKRWLDMPFVKQEFGVLPHQLPDYWGLAGISSSKIPGVAGIGAKTAALLLQQISNLEELYQELDSVPEKWHKKLQQHQEMAFICKQIATLKTDLPLSGNLQQLRLNR is encoded by the coding sequence ATGCAAATTCATCTTCTTATCGTCGACGCCCTTAACCTGATTCGCCGCATTCACGCGGTGCAAGGTTCACCTTGTGTGAATGCTTGTCAGCATGCACTGCAACAGCTGATTTCACATAGCCAACCAACTCACGCCGTCGCCGTTTTTGATGAAGATGACCGCTCGGATAGTTGGCGGCATCAACTCTTGCCCGATTACAAAGCGGGCCGCTCACCGATGCCAGACAATCTGCAACAAGAAATGCCGCTAATCCGTGAAGCATTCCATTCATTGGGTGTTGATTGCTGGAGCTCTCCGGGCAATGAAGCTGATGATCTTGCTGCGACATTGGCGACAAAAATCGGTGGGGCTGGGCATCAAGTGACTATTGTTTCAACCGACAAAGGCTATTGCCAGTTGTTAGCACCGAATGTACAAATTCGTGATTACTTTCAAAAACGCTGGCTGGATATGCCGTTCGTAAAACAAGAATTTGGTGTATTACCGCACCAATTGCCTGATTACTGGGGACTTGCTGGGATCAGCAGTAGTAAAATTCCGGGTGTCGCCGGCATTGGAGCAAAAACTGCCGCGCTGTTATTGCAGCAAATTAGTAATCTGGAAGAACTCTATCAAGAGCTAGATTCAGTGCCGGAGAAATGGCACAAAAAGTTGCAACAGCACCAAGAGATGGCTTTTATTTGTAAGCAAATTGCGACACTAAAAACTGATTTGCCATTAAGCGGCAATTTGCAGCAATTACGTTTGAATCGATGA
- a CDS encoding YqcC family protein → MNTENQVRQSLQNIELAMRAIDLWQSVPPSVEAFESNEPFSIDTMDAEQWLQWVLIPRMYALLESKGPLPTRFAITPYFEEALSGEGRPDCTLLLVELQRLDDLLNKESH, encoded by the coding sequence ATGAATACAGAAAATCAGGTGCGCCAGAGCCTACAAAATATCGAGCTTGCCATGCGGGCAATTGACCTTTGGCAATCTGTTCCACCGTCAGTCGAGGCTTTTGAAAGTAATGAGCCTTTCAGCATTGATACCATGGATGCTGAGCAGTGGTTGCAATGGGTACTTATTCCTCGGATGTATGCATTGCTGGAATCGAAAGGGCCACTCCCTACTCGTTTTGCCATTACACCCTACTTTGAAGAGGCGCTGAGTGGTGAGGGCCGTCCAGATTGCACCTTACTGCTGGTTGAATTACAGCGCCTCGATGACCTGCTGAATAAAGAAAGTCACTAA
- the syd gene encoding SecY-interacting protein — translation MDQNVSTALKGFTQRYIDLWQQQTGRPPASEELYGVPSPCNIETEDNQVFWLPQPFVTGANLANIERALEIQLHPDIHEFYTQQYAGDMKADLGDHRFTLLQVWSEDDFIRLQENLIGHLVTQKRLKLSPTLFLATTESEMTMASLCNVTGNVVLEEFGSGKRTLLASTLTHFLDALRPVFPE, via the coding sequence ATGGACCAGAACGTTTCAACGGCACTCAAGGGTTTTACCCAGCGCTATATTGATTTATGGCAGCAGCAAACTGGGCGGCCACCTGCCAGTGAGGAACTTTATGGGGTTCCTTCTCCGTGTAATATAGAAACTGAGGATAATCAGGTATTTTGGTTACCACAGCCTTTTGTCACGGGTGCTAATCTCGCTAATATTGAACGGGCACTGGAGATTCAACTTCATCCCGATATTCATGAGTTTTATACCCAGCAATATGCCGGAGATATGAAAGCAGATTTAGGTGACCACCGCTTTACCTTGCTGCAAGTTTGGAGTGAAGATGACTTTATCCGTTTACAGGAGAATCTCATTGGTCATTTGGTGACACAAAAAAGGCTAAAACTCTCACCGACACTGTTTTTGGCGACAACAGAATCGGAAATGACCATGGCCTCATTGTGTAATGTTACTGGCAATGTGGTGTTAGAGGAGTTTGGTAGCGGAAAACGGACATTGTTGGCATCGACTCTCACTCATTTTCTGGATGCATTACGACCAGTATTTCCTGAATAA
- the ppnN gene encoding nucleotide 5'-monophosphate nucleosidase PpnN, translating into MITHVSPLGSMDLLSQLEVDMLKRTASSDLYRLFRNCSLAVLNSGSLTDNSKELLSRYETFDINVLRRERGVKLELVNPPEHAFVDGKIIRSLQANLFAVLRDILFVNGQIVNAGRFQHLNMESSSHLTNLVFSILRNARALHLDEDPNMIVCWGGHSINETEYLYARKVGSQLGLRELNICTGCGPGAMEAPMKGAAVGHAQQRYRQGRFIGMTEPSIIAAEPPNPLVNELIIMPDIEKRLEAFVRIAHGIIIFPGGVGTAEELLYLLGILMNPHNKEQVLPLILTGPKESADYFRVVDEFIMNTLGDEARKYYQIIIDDPDEVARQMKKAMPLVKENRRNTGDAYSFNWSIRIEPDLQHPFEPNHENMANLDLSHNQAPEKLAAALRRAFSGIVAGNVKEVGIHAIEAHGPFKLHGDPLLMKQMDQLLQGFIIQQRMKLPGSDYTPCYEICS; encoded by the coding sequence TTGATTACACATGTCAGTCCACTCGGTTCAATGGATCTGTTATCACAGCTCGAAGTGGATATGCTCAAGCGTACAGCCAGCAGTGATCTGTACCGTTTATTTCGCAATTGCTCATTAGCTGTTCTCAATTCAGGCAGCCTGACCGATAACAGCAAAGAGCTTTTATCTCGCTATGAAACCTTTGATATCAATGTGCTTCGCCGCGAACGTGGTGTAAAACTCGAACTGGTTAACCCACCAGAGCATGCTTTTGTTGATGGTAAAATTATCCGCTCTTTGCAAGCAAACCTGTTTGCGGTGTTGCGTGACATTTTGTTTGTGAATGGTCAAATCGTCAATGCTGGGCGTTTCCAACATCTCAATATGGAAAGCTCCAGCCATTTGACCAACCTGGTCTTTTCAATTTTGCGTAATGCCCGTGCCCTACATCTTGATGAAGATCCAAATATGATTGTGTGCTGGGGCGGCCATTCAATCAATGAAACCGAATACTTGTATGCCCGTAAAGTTGGCAGCCAATTGGGTTTGCGTGAATTGAATATCTGCACCGGCTGTGGGCCAGGGGCGATGGAAGCACCGATGAAAGGCGCCGCTGTTGGCCATGCCCAACAACGCTACAGACAAGGCCGCTTTATCGGGATGACCGAGCCGTCAATCATTGCTGCTGAGCCGCCAAACCCATTAGTCAATGAGCTGATTATCATGCCAGACATTGAAAAACGGCTAGAAGCTTTCGTCCGTATCGCCCATGGCATTATTATTTTCCCTGGCGGTGTGGGGACAGCAGAAGAATTGCTTTATTTATTAGGTATTCTGATGAACCCGCATAATAAGGAGCAGGTTTTACCCCTGATCCTGACGGGGCCTAAAGAGAGTGCGGATTATTTCAGGGTCGTGGACGAGTTCATCATGAACACGCTGGGTGATGAAGCACGTAAATACTACCAAATAATTATTGATGACCCCGATGAAGTCGCGCGTCAAATGAAGAAAGCAATGCCATTGGTGAAAGAGAATCGCCGTAATACCGGGGATGCTTATAGCTTTAACTGGTCTATTCGTATCGAGCCAGATTTACAGCATCCTTTCGAGCCAAACCATGAAAATATGGCGAATCTGGACTTATCCCATAATCAAGCCCCAGAGAAGCTAGCGGCAGCATTACGCCGTGCTTTCTCCGGTATTGTGGCGGGTAACGTCAAAGAGGTCGGGATTCATGCAATTGAAGCTCATGGGCCATTCAAATTGCACGGTGACCCGCTACTGATGAAGCAAATGGATCAATTGCTGCAAGGCTTTATTATCCAGCAACGGATGAAGCTACCGGGCAGTGACTACACACCTTGCTATGAAATCTGTAGTTAA
- the csdA gene encoding cysteine desulfurase CsdA, whose product MKSFNPTDFRQEFPAINDEIIYLDSAATALKPRAMIDATQLFYQQDSATVHRSQHQSALSLTARFEETRQQVADFINAPDAENIVWTRGTTEAINLVAQSYARPRLQTGDEIIVSEAEHHANLIPWLMVAEQTGARIIKLPIGLDHLPDLQLLPQLFSNKTRILALGQMSNVTGGSPQLAEAIEFAHQHDCIVMVDGAQGIVHSPADVQALDIDFYAFSAHKLYGPTGIGVLYGKSELLKEMPAWQGGGKMLTHASFGGFIPHEVPYRFEAGTPNIAGVIGLSAVLSWLEQIDLDEAEIYSQKLATLAENKLAQLPGFRSFRCQQSSLLAFTFDGVHHSDLVTLLAEQGIALRAGQHCAQPLMAALAVSGSLRASFAPYNTENDVETLCSAIAKALELLQD is encoded by the coding sequence ATGAAGTCTTTTAATCCAACGGATTTTCGCCAGGAATTCCCGGCAATTAACGATGAAATAATCTATCTGGACAGTGCAGCGACGGCCCTGAAACCGCGCGCCATGATTGACGCTACCCAGTTGTTTTATCAGCAAGATTCCGCGACAGTGCACCGCAGTCAACATCAATCTGCATTGTCATTGACCGCTCGTTTTGAAGAAACCCGCCAGCAGGTAGCTGACTTTATTAATGCGCCGGACGCAGAAAATATTGTTTGGACACGCGGCACAACCGAAGCCATTAATCTGGTAGCGCAAAGTTATGCTCGCCCTCGCCTACAGACTGGGGATGAAATTATTGTCAGCGAAGCAGAACATCATGCCAATTTAATACCCTGGCTTATGGTTGCTGAACAAACGGGTGCCAGAATCATTAAATTACCCATCGGCCTCGACCATCTGCCCGACTTACAACTATTACCTCAGTTATTCAGCAATAAAACCCGCATATTGGCGCTAGGCCAGATGTCTAATGTGACAGGCGGTAGCCCGCAATTAGCAGAAGCCATTGAATTCGCCCATCAACATGACTGCATCGTGATGGTCGATGGTGCACAAGGAATTGTTCATAGCCCGGCAGATGTTCAAGCGCTTGATATTGATTTTTATGCTTTTTCTGCTCACAAGCTATATGGACCCACCGGTATTGGCGTGTTGTATGGCAAATCTGAACTGCTGAAAGAAATGCCCGCCTGGCAAGGTGGCGGTAAAATGCTAACTCATGCCTCATTCGGCGGTTTTATACCCCATGAAGTGCCTTACCGCTTTGAAGCCGGTACACCTAATATTGCGGGGGTGATTGGTTTATCGGCGGTATTGAGTTGGCTGGAACAGATTGATCTGGACGAGGCCGAAATTTATAGCCAAAAACTGGCGACTTTAGCGGAGAATAAACTGGCTCAATTACCGGGTTTCCGTAGCTTTCGTTGTCAGCAATCAAGCTTGCTAGCATTCACTTTTGATGGTGTTCACCACAGTGATTTAGTGACGTTATTGGCCGAACAAGGGATCGCGCTGCGGGCTGGCCAACATTGCGCACAACCGTTAATGGCGGCGCTGGCAGTAAGTGGTAGTTTGCGTGCTTCATTTGCGCCTTATAATACCGAAAACGATGTTGAAACGCTGTGTTCAGCTATCGCCAAGGCGCTGGAATTATTACAAGATTAA
- the dapD gene encoding 2,3,4,5-tetrahydropyridine-2,6-dicarboxylate N-succinyltransferase: MQQLQNVIETAFERRADITPANVDTVTREAINHVIDLLDTGALRVAEKIDGQWITHQWLKKAVLLSFRINDNQVMEGAETRYYDKVPMKFAGYDEARFQREGFRVVPPATVRKGAYIARNTVLMPSYVNIGAFVDEGTMVDTWATVGSCAQIGKNVHLSGGVGIGGVLEPLQANPTIIEDNCFVGARSEVVEGVIVEEGSVISMGVFIGQSTRIYDRETGEIHYGRVPAGSVVVSGNLPSKDGSYSLYCAVIVKKVDAKTRGKVGINELLRTID, translated from the coding sequence ATGCAGCAACTACAGAACGTTATTGAAACCGCTTTCGAGCGCCGTGCAGATATCACCCCGGCAAATGTTGACACCGTAACGCGCGAAGCGATTAACCACGTGATTGATCTGCTGGATACCGGCGCGCTGCGGGTGGCAGAAAAGATTGATGGCCAGTGGATTACTCACCAATGGCTAAAAAAAGCCGTGCTGCTGTCTTTCCGCATCAATGACAACCAGGTCATGGAAGGCGCAGAAACGCGTTACTACGATAAAGTCCCGATGAAGTTTGCTGGCTATGACGAAGCCCGTTTCCAACGTGAAGGTTTCCGTGTTGTACCTCCGGCAACCGTGCGTAAAGGCGCATACATTGCGCGTAATACTGTACTGATGCCTTCCTACGTTAATATCGGTGCTTTTGTTGATGAGGGCACCATGGTCGACACATGGGCAACAGTAGGTTCTTGCGCACAAATCGGTAAGAATGTTCATCTGTCTGGCGGCGTTGGCATTGGCGGCGTATTGGAGCCACTGCAAGCTAACCCAACCATTATCGAGGACAACTGCTTTGTCGGCGCGCGTTCAGAAGTGGTCGAAGGGGTTATTGTTGAAGAAGGCTCGGTTATTTCCATGGGCGTTTTCATTGGTCAAAGCACCCGTATTTATGACCGCGAAACTGGCGAAATCCATTATGGTCGTGTTCCCGCTGGCTCTGTCGTCGTTTCAGGTAATCTCCCATCAAAAGACGGTAGCTACAGCCTGTACTGCGCGGTCATCGTGAAGAAAGTCGATGCGAAAACCCGTGGAAAAGTCGGCATTAATGAGTTATTACGCACCATCGACTAA
- a CDS encoding transcriptional regulator GcvA: MSKRLPPLNALRVFDAAARHLSFTKAADELFVTQAAVSHQIKSLEDFLGLKLFRRRNRSLLLTEEGQSYYLDIKEIFTSINEATRKLQARSAKGALTVSLPPSFAIQWLVPRLSGFNAAYPGIDVRIQAVDREEDKLADDVDVAIFYGRGNWTGLRTERLYAEFLLPVCAPSLLMGDNGLKVPADLANHTLLHDTSRRDWMAYTRQLGVPQINVQQGPIFSHSVMVVQAAVHGQGIALVNNVMAQSEIEAGRLVCPFNEVLVSKNAFYLVCHDSQAELGKIAAFRQWILARAASEQEKLRFRYDN, translated from the coding sequence ATGTCAAAACGATTACCACCACTGAATGCCTTGCGGGTCTTTGATGCGGCCGCGCGTCACCTGAGTTTTACTAAAGCTGCTGATGAATTATTTGTCACGCAAGCGGCGGTTAGTCACCAGATAAAGTCACTGGAGGATTTCCTCGGGCTAAAACTGTTTCGTCGGCGTAACCGCTCTTTGCTGCTGACAGAAGAAGGACAGAGTTATTACCTCGACATCAAAGAGATTTTCACCTCCATCAATGAAGCCACTCGCAAATTGCAGGCACGCAGCGCCAAAGGTGCTCTGACTGTCAGTCTTCCCCCTAGTTTTGCTATTCAATGGTTGGTTCCCCGCCTTTCTGGATTCAATGCTGCTTATCCGGGTATTGATGTCAGGATCCAGGCAGTGGATCGGGAAGAGGATAAACTGGCTGATGATGTAGATGTGGCGATATTTTATGGTCGGGGAAATTGGACCGGTTTGCGCACTGAACGTCTGTATGCCGAATTCTTGCTTCCTGTTTGTGCGCCTAGCCTATTAATGGGCGATAATGGATTAAAAGTACCAGCAGATCTGGCTAATCATACCTTGTTGCATGATACTTCCCGCCGAGATTGGATGGCGTATACCCGTCAATTGGGTGTACCGCAGATTAATGTGCAGCAAGGCCCAATATTTAGTCACAGTGTAATGGTGGTTCAGGCCGCTGTTCATGGTCAAGGTATTGCGCTGGTGAATAATGTTATGGCGCAATCTGAGATTGAAGCTGGGCGGTTGGTGTGCCCGTTTAATGAAGTGCTGGTAAGTAAAAATGCTTTTTATCTGGTTTGTCATGACAGTCAGGCAGAACTGGGTAAAATAGCCGCCTTTCGTCAGTGGATACTGGCAAGAGCAGCTAGCGAACAGGAAAAGCTCCGTTTTCGCTACGACAACTAA
- a CDS encoding flavodoxin: MAQVGIFVGTVYGNALLVAEEAENILKEQGHEVKVFDEGTLEAWQYYRQHYALVVTSTTGQGDFPDSIASLFAAVRDQVGFQPELRYGVIALGDSSYDSFCGAGRAFDELLQEQGATRIGERLEIDATEHPEPEVVSASWVEQWGRLLQ, translated from the coding sequence ATGGCTCAGGTCGGGATTTTTGTCGGCACGGTCTACGGTAACGCGCTATTAGTTGCGGAAGAAGCTGAAAATATACTGAAAGAACAGGGGCATGAGGTCAAAGTGTTCGATGAGGGCACTTTAGAGGCCTGGCAGTATTATCGTCAACATTATGCGCTGGTGGTGACCTCGACAACCGGGCAGGGGGATTTCCCTGACAGTATTGCTTCGCTCTTTGCCGCTGTGCGCGATCAAGTTGGCTTCCAGCCAGAGTTGCGCTATGGCGTGATTGCGTTGGGTGACAGCAGCTATGATAGCTTCTGTGGTGCCGGGCGTGCATTTGATGAATTGCTGCAAGAGCAGGGTGCTACGAGAATTGGCGAAAGGCTGGAGATTGATGCCACCGAACACCCAGAGCCAGAGGTGGTTTCAGCTTCGTGGGTAGAGCAGTGGGGCCGCCTACTTCAATAA
- the rlmM gene encoding 23S rRNA (cytidine(2498)-2'-O)-methyltransferase RlmM codes for MNNKIALYCRSGFEKECAAEITAKAAQLEIFGFARVKDNSGYVLFECYQLEDADRLIREVPFRELIFARQMMVVGELLKDLPPEDRVSPIVGMLVGVVEKAGELRVEVADTNESKELLKFCRKLTVPLRSAMREQKILSVRENAHRPVVHVFFIASGCCYVGYSYSNNNSPFYMGIPRLKFPSDAPSRSTLKLEEAFHVFIPQDEWEERLASGMHAVDLGACPGGWTYQLVQRSMMVQAIDNGLMAQSLMDTGQVTHHRVDGFKYEPTRSNIYWLVCDMVEKPAKVTQLIIKWLVNGWCREAIFNLKLPMKKRFEVVSENLEMIDEQLKENGINAHIQAKQLYHDREEVTVHVRRIWSGAPGRRDERF; via the coding sequence ATGAATAATAAAATTGCTTTATATTGCCGCTCAGGTTTTGAGAAAGAGTGTGCGGCGGAAATTACCGCCAAAGCAGCACAGCTTGAAATCTTTGGTTTCGCGCGAGTAAAAGACAATAGCGGTTATGTGCTATTTGAATGCTATCAGTTAGAAGATGCAGATCGTCTGATTCGTGAAGTACCATTCCGCGAATTGATTTTCGCCCGTCAAATGATGGTCGTGGGCGAGTTATTGAAAGATTTACCGCCGGAAGATCGGGTATCGCCTATTGTTGGCATGTTGGTCGGTGTTGTCGAAAAAGCCGGTGAACTGCGAGTTGAAGTTGCTGACACTAATGAAAGCAAAGAGTTACTTAAGTTTTGCCGTAAGTTGACAGTGCCGCTGCGTAGCGCAATGCGTGAACAAAAAATTCTGTCTGTCCGTGAGAATGCACACCGGCCAGTGGTACATGTGTTCTTTATTGCATCGGGCTGTTGTTATGTCGGTTATTCTTACAGTAACAATAACTCCCCGTTCTATATGGGGATTCCGCGCCTTAAGTTCCCATCAGACGCACCAAGTCGCTCAACTTTAAAGCTGGAAGAAGCTTTCCATGTATTTATTCCACAAGATGAATGGGAAGAGCGATTGGCCAGTGGTATGCATGCTGTTGATTTAGGTGCTTGCCCCGGAGGTTGGACTTATCAGCTAGTGCAACGCAGCATGATGGTTCAGGCCATTGATAATGGCTTGATGGCACAAAGTTTGATGGATACCGGGCAGGTTACGCATCATCGTGTTGATGGTTTTAAATATGAACCAACGCGCAGCAATATTTACTGGTTAGTGTGCGATATGGTGGAGAAACCGGCTAAAGTCACCCAACTTATTATCAAATGGTTGGTGAATGGTTGGTGCCGTGAGGCGATTTTTAACCTGAAATTACCGATGAAAAAACGTTTTGAAGTTGTTTCGGAGAATCTGGAAATGATTGATGAGCAGCTAAAAGAAAATGGCATCAATGCCCATATTCAGGCCAAACAACTCTATCATGACCGTGAAGAAGTGACGGTACATGTGCGCCGTATCTGGTCTGGCGCGCCGGGCCGCCGTGATGAGCGTTTTTAA
- a CDS encoding YgdI/YgdR family lipoprotein — MKKTAAVISALMLTFTLAACSSNYVMHTNDGRTIVADGKPKVDDDTGMISYTDANGTEQQINRSEVKEMAEGK; from the coding sequence ATGAAAAAGACAGCTGCCGTAATTTCTGCACTTATGCTCACTTTTACCTTAGCAGCCTGTTCAAGCAACTATGTGATGCACACTAATGATGGTCGCACTATCGTTGCTGATGGTAAACCTAAAGTAGATGATGACACTGGGATGATAAGCTACACCGATGCCAATGGCACCGAACAGCAAATTAATCGCTCAGAAGTCAAAGAAATGGCTGAGGGCAAGTAG